In Mariluticola halotolerans, one DNA window encodes the following:
- the rnr gene encoding ribonuclease R gives MARPPVKSNGKPTPRRNHVSKSRQVAPGALPSREDILDALANEPSVKGKRDLARVFGVRGDMRTPFKLLLRDMENEGLIARSRKTLRRAAELPSVTVLEIPTEADPEAMIAFPASWNEAEDGPRPLVNIETPKNARVAPAPGDRILARITSDEAMPPRYTGQAMKILDKPRSGHIGIVRMDDDGARLVPVDRKQKEMRIPQGDLGDAKDGDLVEVDVTLSGRLMLPRAKVTNVIGNPASEGAVSMIALHNLEIPYRFPDSVIAESEAVKDVGLKGREDWRDMPFVTIDPASAKDHDDAIYAEADTDPKNIGGHVVYVAIADVAAYVRPGSALDKEAYLRGNSVYFPDRVVPMLPERISNDLCSLREGENRPSMAVRMVFGSDGRKRDHSFHRVTIRSAAKLAYEQAQAAMDGKPDDVTAPLVTPILTPLWAAYGAMAAARDKRGPLDLDLPERKIILNEDGTVQRVHVPPRLEAHRLIEEMMIAANVCAAETLERQHMPLLYRVHDVPGREKLIALRDFLSSLKMSFSKSDAVRPTHFNEVLRKAKDSNKSEQVSEMVLRSQAQAEYSAENFGHFGLNLDRYAHFTSPIRRYADLIVHRALITALKLGKDGSNPEDAAGLPGIAQHISTTERRAMLAERETNDRLLAQYMAGHMGAKFEGRISGVTKSGLFVRLSDTGADGFIPASTLGSDYYRYVEEQQAMIGERTGERFQLGENVTVRLLEAAPVAGALRFELLSEGERVTPPGGRGGRRKPSFSRGKRRKK, from the coding sequence ATGGCCCGACCTCCAGTTAAATCCAATGGTAAGCCAACACCCCGGCGGAACCACGTGAGCAAATCGCGCCAGGTTGCGCCCGGCGCCTTGCCCAGCCGTGAGGACATTCTGGACGCGCTGGCCAATGAACCCAGCGTCAAGGGCAAGCGCGATCTGGCGCGGGTCTTTGGTGTGCGCGGTGACATGCGCACCCCGTTCAAGCTCCTGCTGCGTGACATGGAAAACGAGGGGCTGATTGCCCGCTCACGCAAGACTTTGCGCCGGGCGGCAGAACTGCCCTCGGTCACTGTTCTTGAAATTCCTACCGAAGCCGATCCCGAAGCCATGATCGCCTTTCCAGCCAGCTGGAACGAGGCGGAAGACGGGCCGAGACCATTGGTCAATATTGAGACCCCCAAGAATGCACGGGTGGCACCGGCCCCCGGCGACCGTATTCTGGCGCGCATTACCAGCGATGAAGCCATGCCGCCGCGCTATACCGGCCAGGCGATGAAAATCCTCGACAAGCCCCGGAGCGGGCATATCGGGATTGTGCGCATGGACGATGATGGGGCGCGTCTGGTGCCCGTTGATCGCAAGCAGAAGGAAATGCGCATTCCGCAGGGAGACCTGGGTGACGCCAAGGATGGCGACCTAGTTGAGGTGGATGTGACGCTTTCGGGCCGGCTGATGCTGCCACGGGCCAAGGTGACCAATGTCATTGGCAACCCGGCCAGCGAGGGCGCTGTGTCGATGATCGCGCTGCATAATCTGGAAATTCCCTATCGCTTTCCCGATTCGGTGATTGCCGAGAGCGAAGCGGTGAAGGACGTGGGGCTCAAGGGCCGCGAAGACTGGCGGGACATGCCGTTCGTCACCATTGATCCGGCTTCCGCCAAAGATCATGATGACGCGATCTATGCAGAGGCCGATACCGATCCGAAGAATATTGGCGGCCATGTGGTTTACGTGGCGATTGCCGATGTGGCGGCCTATGTCCGCCCCGGCTCGGCGCTCGACAAGGAAGCCTATCTGCGCGGCAATTCGGTGTATTTTCCCGACCGGGTGGTACCGATGCTGCCGGAGCGGATTTCCAATGACCTCTGTTCGCTACGCGAGGGCGAGAACCGCCCTTCCATGGCCGTGCGCATGGTTTTTGGTTCCGATGGGCGCAAACGCGACCACAGTTTTCACCGGGTAACGATACGTTCGGCTGCCAAACTGGCCTATGAACAGGCACAGGCTGCGATGGACGGCAAGCCGGATGATGTGACAGCGCCACTGGTTACACCGATCCTGACCCCGCTCTGGGCCGCCTATGGCGCCATGGCGGCGGCACGCGACAAGCGCGGACCGCTCGATCTGGACCTGCCCGAGCGCAAGATCATCCTCAATGAGGATGGCACGGTGCAGCGCGTGCATGTGCCGCCCCGGCTGGAAGCGCATCGCCTGATTGAGGAAATGATGATCGCGGCCAATGTGTGCGCGGCGGAAACGCTGGAACGCCAGCATATGCCCCTGCTCTATCGCGTGCATGATGTGCCGGGCCGCGAAAAGCTGATTGCGCTTCGGGATTTTCTGTCGTCGCTGAAAATGTCGTTTTCGAAATCGGATGCGGTGCGCCCGACCCATTTCAATGAAGTGCTGCGCAAGGCCAAGGACAGCAACAAGTCCGAGCAGGTCTCCGAAATGGTATTGCGCTCACAGGCGCAGGCGGAATATTCGGCGGAGAATTTCGGCCATTTCGGGCTTAATCTCGACCGCTATGCCCATTTCACCTCGCCGATCCGGCGCTATGCCGATCTGATCGTGCATCGGGCGCTGATCACCGCGCTCAAACTGGGCAAGGACGGCTCCAATCCTGAGGATGCCGCCGGGCTGCCGGGTATTGCCCAGCATATTTCGACCACCGAACGCCGGGCCATGCTGGCGGAACGTGAAACCAATGACCGTTTGCTGGCGCAATATATGGCCGGGCATATGGGGGCAAAGTTCGAGGGCCGGATTTCCGGCGTGACCAAATCAGGCCTGTTTGTGCGCCTCAGCGATACCGGCGCGGACGGCTTTATTCCCGCCTCAACCCTTGGCAGCGACTATTACCGCTATGTCGAGGAACAGCAGGCAATGATCGGCGAACGCACCGGCGAACGCTTCCAGTTGGGCGAGAATGTAACGGTGCGTCTATTGGAAGCAGCGCCCGTGGCTGGCGCTTTGCGTTTTGAGCTATTATCTGAAGGGGAACGGGTTACCCCGCCGGGGGGACGCGGTGGCAGACGAAAGCCATCTTTTTCCCGCGGCAAGCGCAGAAAGAAGTAG
- a CDS encoding DUF983 domain-containing protein — translation MSVTVKTAVDHRPVWPALVRGMACKCPNCGEGKLFRAYLKVEDHCANCGEEFSHHRADDLPPYIAILIVGHILVGVMLHMEMTWTVNPMVYMAILVPLAIVMPLAMLPSIKGAVVALQWAVRMHGFDPANRKAA, via the coding sequence ATGTCCGTGACTGTGAAAACCGCTGTCGACCATCGCCCTGTTTGGCCCGCGCTTGTGCGCGGCATGGCTTGCAAATGCCCCAATTGCGGCGAAGGCAAACTGTTTCGCGCCTATCTCAAGGTCGAAGATCATTGTGCAAATTGTGGCGAGGAATTCAGCCATCACCGTGCCGACGACCTGCCGCCCTATATTGCGATTCTGATTGTTGGTCATATCCTGGTCGGCGTCATGCTCCACATGGAAATGACGTGGACGGTCAACCCCATGGTCTATATGGCGATATTGGTGCCTTTGGCGATTGTCATGCCGCTTGCCATGCTGCCATCCATCAAGGGCGCTGTGGTGGCGCTGCAATGGGCTGTGCGTATGCACGGATTTGATCCGGCCAACCGCAAAGCCGCCTAA
- the rpmG gene encoding 50S ribosomal protein L33 yields MAKANTVKIKLVSTADTGFFYVTKKNSRTMTEKMAMKKYDPVVRKHVEFKEAKIK; encoded by the coding sequence ATGGCCAAGGCTAACACTGTCAAAATCAAGCTCGTATCCACCGCTGATACCGGCTTCTTCTACGTGACCAAGAAAAACTCACGTACCATGACTGAAAAGATGGCGATGAAGAAATACGACCCCGTCGTCCGCAAGCATGTTGAATTCAAGGAAGCCAAGATCAAATAG